ACCTGCGTACTTCAGAAAGCGAGAAGACGCAGGTTGAAGCAGCCGGCATGAAGGCGATTGCCGTGCCGATTGAAATGACCCGCAAGGGATTGCGGCAGAAGGTGGATCAGGTGGTTGCCCTGATGGCCGATCCTGCCAACCAACCGGTCTATGTCCACTGCCGACACGGGCAGGATCGCACCGGTATTGTGGTGGCTGCCTACCGGATGACGCAGGACAACTGGAGTCTGAAAGATGTTGAAGCAGAGATGCAGTCCTTCGGGTTTAACGATGTCTGGACAAACTTCAAGGCGTTTATCCGCACGTACACGCCGCAGAGCAACACTCTGTCGCCTGCAGGCAGTAGCCGTTAAACACATGCGGACTAAAGGCTAATTCCCGAACAGATCCAGATTTTTCAGGTTTGCAAAGGGCTGGTTGCCGAAACTCTCCCGGGCCGGTTTCGGTTTATCCTTTTCAGCAGGTGCAGGCGCTTGCGGTGCCGCCTCTGCCAGCGGTTCAGACAGGGCAATCATCTCCTGCTCACTCTCATCTTCCATGCCGTTGCCGGTAAAGAAGTAGAGGTTATAGAGCCGATGGTGGCTGGTCCAGCGGTTGCCCTGGGCCGTTTCCCTGGCAATGTGGGAGCGGATGCCGTTGATCTTGGAATCCATGTCGTCCAGGTAATGCAGGATAGTGGCCTCCACCGTCTTGGGCCGTTTGGGCGAGCCGTATTCATACTGGCCGTGGTGTGACAGCAGCAGATGCTTCAGCAGCATGGCCAGCTCACGGGGGAAGCCGGGGACGGTGGCGATCCGCTCGGTCAGCATCTCCACACCGATGCTGATATGTCCGATCAGGCGCCCTTCGTCGGTATATTCAAAGGCGCGGTCATAGGACAGTTCGGCCACCTTGCCCAGGTCATGCAGCAGGGCACCCACCACCAGCAGGTCACGGTTCAGATCAGGGTAGAGCGGTACTATGGCATCCACCAGCCGCACCACCGACAGGGAGTGTTCCAGCAGCCCGCCGATATAGACATGGTGCATCCCCTTGGCTGCCGGGGCCTTGCAGTAGCCGGCCATGAACTCCGCATCTCCGCAAAAACCTTCCATCAAGGCCTTCAGATAGGGGTTGGACAGCGATGCCACCACCTGTGCCAGCTCGGCCCGCATCTCGGCCTGGGGTACCGGTGAGACCGGCACAAAATCCGCCAGATCAACCCCCTCTTCTTCCAGCCGTTTGATCTCTTTGGCCACCAGTTGCATCTTGCCCATGTAGAGCGAGGCGGTGCCGCGAATCCTGACAAAATCACCCTTCTGAAAGGTCTTGTCCAGCTCATCCACGTTGTCCCACAGCTTGCCGTCAATCTCGCCGCTCTTGTCCATGAACTTCAGGTTCATGTACGGCTTGCCGTTCTTTGCCATGGCCATGGTCTTTTCCTTGACCATGAACGGGGAATCAACGACATCTCTATCTTTCAGATCTGCAATAAACTGTTTGGGCATGGGATTCCTTCCTGATGGTGCGAAGCATTCAAACCTACCAGAAAGGAAGTAGCCGGAAACAACAGATTTTGCAACACCCTAGAGGGACCGGCAGCAGATTTCCAACGGGATGGTACAAAACTTTACACACGTAACCGTGCAGAACGATTATACTGACAGCAGTTTGCGATAAGGCGGGTGCGTGGATGGAAAACAGAATACTGGTAATAGATGATGACCGGGAATTGTGTGGTCTGCTGGAGGAATATCTGGTTGCCGAGGGGTTTGCGGTGGAGTCGGTCCATACCGGGCCCCAGGGAGCGGAACAGGGCTCGCAGGGCAACTATGCCCTGATTGTGCTGGATGTGATGCTGCCCGGCCTGAACGGTTTTGACGTGCTGCGGCGGATACGGGGAGAATCGTCGGTGCCGGTGGTGATGTTGACCGCCCGCGGGGAAGAGGTGGACCGGATTGTGGGGCTTGAGATGGGGGCTGACGACTATCTGCCCAAGCCGTTCAACCCGCGGGAGCTGGTGGCCCGCATCAGGGCGATCCAGCGGCGTCAGTCGACTGCCCAGAAGGACGGTACCGCAGCCGAGGCGGTGCTGGTGGTGGGGGATCTGGTGCTGGATCCGGGCCGGAGGACCGTGCTGCAGGGTGAGCGCTCCGTGGTACTGACATCGATTGAATTTTCGGTGCTGGAGCTGCTGCTGGCGCAGGCCGGGCGGGTCATCAGCCGGGATGATATCTGCAGCCAGGCCCTGGGGCGCCAACTCAATTCATTTGACCGCAGCATTGACGTACATGTCAGCAGCCTGCGCCGCAAGCTGGGACCGGCCGGGGACGGCAGTGAACGGATCAAGAGCGTGCGGGGGATCGGCTATATCTATCTGCGCCCGGCCGGATCTCCATGAGAACCCTGTTTTTCAAGCTGTTCGTTGCCTTTCTGCTGGCCATGAGTATCTCCGGTGCCGTCTTCTTTTCGCTGGCCTTCTGGGCCAGAAGCCAGCAGCAGGAACATCATCCGACATTGAGCGCCGATCAGCTCAGGCATGAGCTGAAGCCGCTGCTGCAGCCGTTGCCGCCCAAACATGGGCCGGATGGCATGGGGCCACCGCCGCCCCTGGCAGGGCATCCGCCGCCGCCGCCGTTTTTTATGCTGCTGGGTTTTCAGGTGGGGATCTTCCTGGTGGTGGGGGGCTGTATCTGCTATCTGCTGGCCTGGCGGATCACCGCGCCGGTGCGGCGTCTGCGGCAGGCCGTGCAGCAACTGGCTGATGGTAACCTGCAGGCGCGGACCGGGATAGCAACCGGCCGCCGTGGCGATGAGATTACCGACCTGGGCAGCGATTTCGACCGGATGGCAGAGCGGATTGAGGCACTGGTGCTGTCCCAGAGGCAGCTGGTGCGGGACATCTCCCACGAGCTGCGTTCTCCCCTGGCCCGCCTGCAGGTGGCACTGGGGCTGGCCCGCCGCAATGCACCGCCCCGGACAGAGCAGGCCCTGGACCGGATTGAACGGGAAGGTGAGCGGCTGAATGAACTGATCGGTGAGTTGCTGACCCTGAGCCTGCTGGAAAACGGTGCCTCGTTTAGTGCCAGCGAGCCGGTTGAGATGCAGGCCCTGCTGGCCGAGATCGTGGAGGATGCCAGTTTCGAAGCGGCAGAATCAAGCCGCCGGGTCCAGTTGACAGCAGTACCGGCCCTGGTGGCTGGAAACCGTGAGCTGCTGCGCCGGGCGCTGGAGAATGTGGTTCGTAATGCGCTGCATTACACCGCTGAAGAGAGCTGTGTGCAGGTGGCGTCCGGCCTGGAAAACAGTACCCTGGTGATCAGGGTACTGGATCAGGGGCCGGGTGTGCCGGATGAGATGCTTTCGGCCATCTTCCAGCCGTTTTACCGGGTGGCTGAGGCCCGCGACCGGCTCAGCGGCGGCACCGGGATCGGGCTGGCCATTACCGCCCGGGCCGTGGCACTGCACGGGGGGAGCGTCAAGGCCGTCAACCGGCCGGAAGCGGGGCTTGAGGTGGAGATCAGGCTGCCGGTCATGCCGTTGGAAAAAAAGACGGCTTCGTGCTAGCGCACTATTTGGTGATGCAGCTATAGAACTCAGGTTCACCAATCACAATCCGCCTGGCCGTGTCATGGTTGATCCGCAGCTCGCTCTGCACAAAAATTTTCTTACTGCCGCCGGTTTCAAAATCTACGTCAACGGTCTCACCCGGTGCAACCGTCACTGATTTCAGCAGCTCTCCATTACGGTCGTTATTTTTGAAGGAAAACTCCATGGGGGCCTTAACCCCGTCATCAATGTAGATTTTAGCGCGGAATTTGGCAAAAGAACCGGTTGCCTTCATGGTGCCGCCAAAATAGGCCATGCTCTGCGGTTTGGGGTTGGTGACGCCCCAGCGATAGCCGTGCAGAATGGTTTTGTCGCTGGTTACGGCACTGCCGTAGTAGTCCTGGTAGAGTTTGCCCGATTTGATTGGCAGTGTGCGGGTCTTGGTGCAGCCGCCCTCCTCGGCAACAGCACTGACAGCGCCCATCAGCAGACAGCAGGCGAGCATCACAACTGTTTGCAGCAGCTTTTTCATACCTTTTTCCCCCTTTGTGCAAGACTGGCTACGCCTCAAGTCTACCAAAGGAAACGGATTTGGCAACGGCAGCAGCTCCGGTCAGGCTGCCGGTCTGTGCACGAGCTGTATCTCTCGCCAGCGGCCCGTCCTGAAACGCAGTACCCAGACCACCGCCGTACAAAATACAAAGCCTGTTGCCAGGGCCCATTCGGCCACCAGGTCGGGCATGGAGCGGTCAATCAGCCAGAGCAGGGTCACAAAGATACCTGAGGCGATGGCAAAGGTGCGGGCGATCCAGCGGGTCTCCCCTGCCGAGGCCAGCACACAGCCGATCATGACATTGGCCGCATCAAAGACACAGTAGACGGCTACAAACTTCATCAACAGCACGCCGGTTGCGATAATTCCGGCAGATTCCGGGCTGGTACCGGCAAAGATCGAGAACAGCGGCCCGGCTGCCGTGGCAAACAGCGTTGCCATCAGCAGCATCCAGATCTCACAGACCGCCAGTGATTGCCAGGCGATCGCCGGCACCTCATCATCCCGGCCTGCCCCGCGGGCGTGTCCCACCAGGATGCCGGCCGCCTGCCCCAGCCCCAGGGCCGGAAAGAAGGCGATGCCGTTAATCCGGAAGGCGATGCTTGATGCTGCCAGTTCGACCGTGCCAAGCCGTCCCACCACCACCAGAAACAGGGTCCAGGCAGCCAGTTCACCACTGATCCGCAGTCCCATCGGCGCCGCCAGCGACAAAAAGCGCCGGAACTCGACCCGGTTCAGGCAGCGGGCAGCCTGATTGCTGAAACCGCCTGCCCGCGCAAACAGCAAGGCATACAGCAGGGCCGCCACCAATTGGGCACTTACGGTTGCCAGGGCGGCACCGGCGATCCCCATCCGGGGCAGACCCCATTCACCCAGCACCAGCCCCCAGGCCAGCAGGGCGTTGATGATCAGGGAGCTGAAGGTCACGGCAGTCACCAGTGCCGGGCGTCCGATCCCTGAAAGCCAACCGGCCAGGGAGCTGCCAAAGACCGGAAAGAGTGAACCGGCCATGCAGATCCAGAAATAGGTCTGCTCATCCCGGGCCACCTGCGGTGCATGACCGGCCAGCAGGAATAGCTGCGCCAGCGGCCAGGCAACCAGCAGGGCTGCCAGACCGGCTGCCAGGGCGGTGTAGATGCCAAGCCAGGCGGATGCGATGACCCCTTGCCGGTTACCGCGTCCGTGGTTGTGGGCCACAAAGGTACCGGCATACCCGGCAGTGCCGAACAGGAAACCCTGAAAAAGGATCACCGCCATGCTTGAGGGGCCGATTGCGGCGAGTGCCTGACTGGAATCGTAGGACAGCACGATGGTGTCAATGATCTGCATCATCGTGATGGCTGAGGTGGACAGGATCATCGGGCCTGCCAGTTTCAGCAGGCGGGGGATATGATTAAACCTGAGGCGTTGTTTCATAGTCTGTTTTTAGCATGCTCTGCGCACTGCTGTCGAAGCCTTATCTGTCATCAATTGGTTCGTGCATCATTAGTCAGGGCTGCCCACCAGCTGAAAGGCGCCCCAGTAGAAGGGGTGGGGATATTTCCCGAGCATGGTCCGCTGGGCCTGGCGCAGGGCAGCAGCCTTGGGGGTTCCAGAGGCCATCAGCCGATAGAATTCAGTCATCAGCTCGGTTGTCTCACGGCTTGGCACTGACCAGAGGCTTAAGACCACGGTTCTGGCACCAGCCAGAATAAAGGCCCGTTTTAGCCCGAAGACCCCTTCACCGGCCTTGATATCCCCCACCCCGGTTTCACAGGCTGAGAGGGTGACCAGATCAGTCCCCAGCAGGCGCATCCCCAGAATCTTTTCAGCCGTCACCAGCCCGTCATCCCGGCCCCGGGCCAGTGCGCCGTTCACACCGGCCAGCGCAATGCCGGAACGGAGCATAGGGTTGGTCAGCTGTGTGTGAGCTGCGCCACTGGCTGGTTTGATCAGCTGCACAGCCTTAAGGCCTCGGGTCTCACTGCCACCGCTTGTCTCATCCTGCAGGAAAAAACCGTGGGTTGCCAGGTGCAGTATTCTTGGCTGTGATTGGGCAAGCAGGGTGGATTCAAGGGCCTGGCGACCAGCAAGGTTTTGAACCTTGATCTGTGTCCCATGCCTGAGCAGCCCGGCAATGGCATCGGTCTCCACCTTGGTATCGGGCAGCCTGCTGAACTGCAGGGACGTAAGCTGAGCAAGCAGTTCACCGTGAGGTCGAGCTTCACCGGTATGCAACGGTAGATCGTAATCAGGATCAGCAAACAGCAACGCCTTTCCCGAGCTGGCTACAGAGGTGCCAAAGCGGGCCATATCCCGGCCTGAGCCAACATAGCTGATGGCATACTGTTCCAGCAGGTAGGGCTTCCCTTTAGCACGCAGCACCTCAAACGGCAGCAGGTGCAGACCGGCATCAGGGCTGATGATGAGCGATGAAACCCCCTGTAGATAAGGGAGCAATGGTGCCACAATTCTGGCATGGAGTTCGGCAGCAACAGCCACAAGCCGCGAGGTATCTGCCTTGCCGCCACCGGCCTGTGCGGCAATCTGGCGACGGTAGTCAGTAATCACCTGATTAATACTGCCTGAAGGTCCCAGATCCAGCATCTGTACCGTCGCACCCGGTTGATTGCTGACAATAAAGGCAAGATAGCGCAGGCCCCGCACCTCCAGCGGCTGGAAATGCCAATCCTCAACCAGCACAAAATCAATATAGGCGGCACCCTTTGGCAGTAACTTGCGCAGCTCATTGCTGGTAAATCGCTGTGATGTACCGGCCTTGGCATAGACAGCGCTGCGTTTGGTCAGATCTGTCTCCAGCTGTTCTTTGCGATACTCGAGCAGCTCGATTCTGGTGGCGTGGCTCTGGGCTGACTGGGGAGCAGGCTGCACCAGCTGCAGGCCTGCCAATTGCCTGCGAACAGCTACCAACTCCTCAAACTGCTGCTTCAAGGCAGGATCATCGGTCCTGTAGAGCGCATCCAGATAGCGCCCCTGGGACTCCATCACAATCCCCTTCCAGCGCAACCAGACGTCCAGGGCAGTAGCCGCAGCGCCGGGGTCCTGGGCCAGCACCTGCCGGGTATGGGCCAGATGCAGTCTGACAAACGCCATTTCCTCCTGCAGGTACTGCAGCTTCTGCTGTTCGGTCAGCAATTGGAACAGATCATCCCGCTTTCGTTCCTTGATTCTGAGCGCCTCGGTCTGCAGCCGGTGGGCCTCAAGGTGTTTGCCCTGCAGCCGTAGGGCATCGGCCAGGTTGGTCATCCGTGTGGCAACCTCAGGATAATGCGTACCGGTCGGCCCTGCCAGGCTGTCCGTCAGAATATCATGCAACAGTTGTTCGGCAGCGGCATAGCGTTCCTGCATCAGGTAGTTGACCGCCAGGTTGTTGCGCTGCATCAGGGTGGTGGGATGGCTGCCTCCCAGGCTGTGTGCACTGATGCTGATCGCCTCTTGCTGCAGTTTTTCTGCCTGTGCGTAGGCCTCTTTCCGTTGCAGCAGCAGTGCCAGATTATCCAGATACACCGCCAGCTCAGGGTGTCGGTTCCCGTACACGTTGCGGGCAGAGGTCACGGCCTGCTGCAGCAGCCCCTCTGCCTCCTGCGGTCTGCCGTTGTCGCGGTAGATCATCCCCAGATTGTTCATTTCGCGGATAAGCCGGGGATCATCAGGCTTCAGAATCTGACGTTTGATCTCCAGCGCCGCTGCGGTCAGCTCTGTTGCCTCCCGGGTGCGCCGCATCTTGAGGTACAGCCCGGCCAGACTGGACATCCGGTCCGCCAGAAACAGGCGTTGCCGGTCCATTGAGAGATGCATCCTGAGGGAGAGCGCGTCAGGCTGGGCAGCCTTCAGCGCCCACTCATACTCAGCCTTCAGCAGCGGCTCTGCCTCGGCGTAACGCCCCTGATTCTGATAGAGCACGGCAAGGTTGCCATAGACGGAGATCAGCGCCTCATCATCCTTTTGCTCCACTGTTTTCAGGGTCTCAATCGCCTCACGATACAGCTGTTCCGATTCAGTGTAGCGGCCGGTTTCGCGGTAGAGCCCGGCCAGGTTTTGCAGGGCTGCGGCATAATCAGCCGGGGCCTCCTGGCGATGTGCGCGGACTATCTGCAGTGCCTGTACAAAATATCGCTCAGATTCATCAAATCTGCCCATCTTGCGCAGGATTGCGGCGACGGTATCAAGGCTCATGGCCGTATCACGGTGCTCTGTCCCAAAGAGCCTCCGGGCGTTTGCCAGCACCTGGCGCGCCTGCTTCAATGCCTCTTCATAACGTCCGGCAGCCAGCAGTTTCTGGGCGTAGCGGCGCTCCATGAGCAGGTCGCTGGCCTCCTCATAACTGGCAGCCAGGGCAGGGACCGGACCGGTTAACAGGGCCACTATCAGTAACAGAAGCAGGGATCGCATTGATTTTGCCCTCTGGCTTTTCATTTGTGCAGGATATGGTACAGTGCGTACCATCTGACAACCCCTTTGTGGAGGTAGTACTATGAAACGGTTGACCTGCTGGTTAACAACGGTTGTGACTGCGCTGCTGGTCCTGCTGCCGGTGCTGGTGTCCGCTGACCAGGCCGCCGATGACATTACGAATGCCCGCCGTTCCAGGATGCTCCGGCGTGGTCTTCCCGATGCAACCGCCCCCGTGGTCCGGCCGCCACTACCTGCTCCGGCCGCCGCAACGCCCCAGAACGTCTCTGATGATGCCACCTTTGGCTATACCAAAGAAAACCCGATCAAGATGGGTGGCGCTGACCTGTCGGAAGGGATTGCCGGTTCAAAGTACTACCTGCGTTCTTTGCGGGACAAGCACAACAAGCCGTTTGCGGTCAGCCGGATCAGCAATGTAGGACCGGGAGAAGATGGGCATATTGTTGACCTCTACCAGCTGATCGATTCAGAGGGCACCAGCTACAAACTGTACGTTGATGTGTATCATCCCGAAATTCACCCCAAAGAGGCCAAAACACCGCAGGGGATGACCAGATAACACGTTTCTCCTGATGCTCCTGACGCCGGTGTGCGCGTTTTGACGCACTACTCACCGGCAGGGTAGTTGCGGGCAAACAGGAACAGCAGGCTGGTCAGCAGCAACCCTCCCACCGGCACACTGAAGGCAGCCCGGAAACCTTCCGGGCTGTAACCGCCGCAGCGGGCAATGATCACTCCCATCCCCTGCTGGGTGGTGGCCGCCCCCATCAACACAAAGAAATTCAGCGAGGTCAGGCCGGTCCCCACCATACTGACCGGCACCATGGCCCGAATGATCGGATAGATCATCACCCCGCTGGAGACTGTCAGTCCGATCCCCAGAAAATAGAGCACCAGCCCCCAGTGGGGCAGCAGCGGCAACCAGCCCATGAAGCCGGTCATCAGCCCGGTCAGGCAGAGCTGCCCGGCCAGCAGGGTCCGGCTGTAGGAGTGAAACAGGCTGCGGGCTATCCGGTCCATCAACGGCGAACCGATGATAAAGCCGACCGAGGTCCACATCAGCATCTGGCCCGCCCCTTCCCGCGACAAACCGATCAGCTGCATCAGAAACGGGCCGCCCCACAACCCCTGTACCGCCAGGTAGTTGCCGTACCAGCAGAAGGCGATGGCCGCCAGCAGCCAGAAGGAGCGGTTGCGGGCGATGGTTCCCCAGGCTGCCAGCATGCCCGGCGGTTGCAGCTGTTCAGGCGCTACCGTTTCAAGGGGGCGTGCCGGCCGGTCCTGCACCTTCAGGAAGATCAGTACGGTTACCACCCCCTGCAGCAGGGCGATCAGCAGAAACGAAGAACGCCATCCCATCAGACCGACCGCCATGGCCAGCGGGGCGGTTCCTGCCAGATTGCCCAGGTTGCCGACGGCGATCATCAGGCCGGTGATCCGGGCAAACTCCTGGCGGGTATACCAATGGCTGAAGATGGTAAAGCTGGCCATCAGCACCGCTGCCGTGCCGATGCCGATCAACACCCGGCCTGCCATGGCGGCGGTCAGTGATCCGGCCTGGGAAAACAACAGACCGCCCAGGGTGGTTAAAAGGCCGCAGCCGGAGATCACCAGCCGGGGACCGACTCGGTCGATCAGCGGTCCCAGCGGGATCTGGGCCACGGCATAGACGTAGAACAGCACTCCGGCCAGGCTGCCCAGTTGTTGCGGGGTCAGGGCCAGGTCTCGGCTGACATCGGCCGAGACCACAGCCAGTGAGACACGGTAGAAGTAGACCAGGATGTAGATCAGCGCCAGGGTGAAGAACAGGCGCCAGCGCAGGTTGTTAAAGGAGTGCGGCATCAGGAGCCTTCGGAAAGGATCACGTCCTTGAATTTTTCCAGCAGGCGGGGGCTGAAGACATCCTTGCCGACCCCCTCCATCAGGGTGATCGCCTCGGACCGGCCCATCGCCTTTTTGTAGGGACGGTTTGAGGTCAGGGCGCTGAACACGTCGCAGATCGCCGTAACCTGAGCGGTACGGGGGATCTCGTCACCGGCCAGCTGAAAGGGGTAGCCTTCGCCGTTGATCCGCTCGTGATGGTAGCGGACTGCCGCCAGGCTGATCTCGCTGAAGCCTCCCAGCTCCCGCAGGCATTCGTAGCCGCGTTCCGCATGCTTCTTGATCAGGTTGTACTCGAAATTAGTCAGGATATCGGTCTTTTCCAGGATGGCGCTGGGGACAAAGATCATTCCCACATCATGCAGAATCCCGCCGATCCCCACATCCTCCAGTTCATCGGCTGTCAGTCCGAACACCTCGGCATGTACCAGCAACGAAAGGGAGGCAACATGCACACTGTGGGCAAAGGTATAAAAATCGTGGTTAACAACCGCGTGCAGGGCCTCCAGCGGATTCGGGTTGCCGGCGATATACTGCATCAACTGGCGGACCAGATTGCGGCAGCGGTCCAGGTTTGAGAGCTTGTCCGGCATCTCGAAGACATCCATGACGTAGTTCATGGCAACCTGGGAAAGCAGCTGACCCTTGACCGGCCCGGAGATTTCATCAGAGGCCAGGATTTCCGAGATGCTTTCTTCAAGGAAATCGCAGACCTCTCTGATACTGCCGGCGTTTATATAGAGATGTTCCACCTGATTGTTGTGCAGCCGCTGCAGGTCAGCCCTGGTGATTGGCCGGTCGGCCGGTTTATACAGCACCAGATTGGTGCCGCTCTGCATGTACAGGGCAACCTGCGGGAATTTTTCAGGATTGATACAGGCGGTATGGACCGGTCGATACTTTTCATCAAACATGGTAGCTGCTCCAAAGGTGGCTTTAAATGCCTTGTCTGGGCTGGACCAGGATTTCGGCTGCCGGGTATTCTACATGAAATCAGACAGCCGGGCTGCAGATTTTTGGTTACTGCTGCTGCAGCTCCTGCCACCTGAAGCAGTCAACGGTATGGTCATTCACCATCCCCACCGCCTGCATCATGGCATAGCAGATGGTACTGCCCACAAAGCGGAAACCGTGCTTTTTCAGGTCACGGCTCAGGCTATCGGAAACCGCTGTGCTG
Above is a window of Trichlorobacter lovleyi SZ DNA encoding:
- a CDS encoding CHAT domain-containing tetratricopeptide repeat protein, yielding MRSLLLLLIVALLTGPVPALAASYEEASDLLMERRYAQKLLAAGRYEEALKQARQVLANARRLFGTEHRDTAMSLDTVAAILRKMGRFDESERYFVQALQIVRAHRQEAPADYAAALQNLAGLYRETGRYTESEQLYREAIETLKTVEQKDDEALISVYGNLAVLYQNQGRYAEAEPLLKAEYEWALKAAQPDALSLRMHLSMDRQRLFLADRMSSLAGLYLKMRRTREATELTAAALEIKRQILKPDDPRLIREMNNLGMIYRDNGRPQEAEGLLQQAVTSARNVYGNRHPELAVYLDNLALLLQRKEAYAQAEKLQQEAISISAHSLGGSHPTTLMQRNNLAVNYLMQERYAAAEQLLHDILTDSLAGPTGTHYPEVATRMTNLADALRLQGKHLEAHRLQTEALRIKERKRDDLFQLLTEQQKLQYLQEEMAFVRLHLAHTRQVLAQDPGAAATALDVWLRWKGIVMESQGRYLDALYRTDDPALKQQFEELVAVRRQLAGLQLVQPAPQSAQSHATRIELLEYRKEQLETDLTKRSAVYAKAGTSQRFTSNELRKLLPKGAAYIDFVLVEDWHFQPLEVRGLRYLAFIVSNQPGATVQMLDLGPSGSINQVITDYRRQIAAQAGGGKADTSRLVAVAAELHARIVAPLLPYLQGVSSLIISPDAGLHLLPFEVLRAKGKPYLLEQYAISYVGSGRDMARFGTSVASSGKALLFADPDYDLPLHTGEARPHGELLAQLTSLQFSRLPDTKVETDAIAGLLRHGTQIKVQNLAGRQALESTLLAQSQPRILHLATHGFFLQDETSGGSETRGLKAVQLIKPASGAAHTQLTNPMLRSGIALAGVNGALARGRDDGLVTAEKILGMRLLGTDLVTLSACETGVGDIKAGEGVFGLKRAFILAGARTVVLSLWSVPSRETTELMTEFYRLMASGTPKAAALRQAQRTMLGKYPHPFYWGAFQLVGSPD
- a CDS encoding MATE family efflux transporter; translated protein: MKQRLRFNHIPRLLKLAGPMILSTSAITMMQIIDTIVLSYDSSQALAAIGPSSMAVILFQGFLFGTAGYAGTFVAHNHGRGNRQGVIASAWLGIYTALAAGLAALLVAWPLAQLFLLAGHAPQVARDEQTYFWICMAGSLFPVFGSSLAGWLSGIGRPALVTAVTFSSLIINALLAWGLVLGEWGLPRMGIAGAALATVSAQLVAALLYALLFARAGGFSNQAARCLNRVEFRRFLSLAAPMGLRISGELAAWTLFLVVVGRLGTVELAASSIAFRINGIAFFPALGLGQAAGILVGHARGAGRDDEVPAIAWQSLAVCEIWMLLMATLFATAAGPLFSIFAGTSPESAGIIATGVLLMKFVAVYCVFDAANVMIGCVLASAGETRWIARTFAIASGIFVTLLWLIDRSMPDLVAEWALATGFVFCTAVVWVLRFRTGRWREIQLVHRPAA
- a CDS encoding response regulator, yielding MENRILVIDDDRELCGLLEEYLVAEGFAVESVHTGPQGAEQGSQGNYALIVLDVMLPGLNGFDVLRRIRGESSVPVVMLTARGEEVDRIVGLEMGADDYLPKPFNPRELVARIRAIQRRQSTAQKDGTAAEAVLVVGDLVLDPGRRTVLQGERSVVLTSIEFSVLELLLAQAGRVISRDDICSQALGRQLNSFDRSIDVHVSSLRRKLGPAGDGSERIKSVRGIGYIYLRPAGSP
- a CDS encoding ATP-binding protein, with the protein product MRTLFFKLFVAFLLAMSISGAVFFSLAFWARSQQQEHHPTLSADQLRHELKPLLQPLPPKHGPDGMGPPPPLAGHPPPPPFFMLLGFQVGIFLVVGGCICYLLAWRITAPVRRLRQAVQQLADGNLQARTGIATGRRGDEITDLGSDFDRMAERIEALVLSQRQLVRDISHELRSPLARLQVALGLARRNAPPRTEQALDRIEREGERLNELIGELLTLSLLENGASFSASEPVEMQALLAEIVEDASFEAAESSRRVQLTAVPALVAGNRELLRRALENVVRNALHYTAEESCVQVASGLENSTLVIRVLDQGPGVPDEMLSAIFQPFYRVAEARDRLSGGTGIGLAITARAVALHGGSVKAVNRPEAGLEVEIRLPVMPLEKKTASC
- a CDS encoding 3'-5' exoribonuclease YhaM family protein, whose amino-acid sequence is MPKQFIADLKDRDVVDSPFMVKEKTMAMAKNGKPYMNLKFMDKSGEIDGKLWDNVDELDKTFQKGDFVRIRGTASLYMGKMQLVAKEIKRLEEEGVDLADFVPVSPVPQAEMRAELAQVVASLSNPYLKALMEGFCGDAEFMAGYCKAPAAKGMHHVYIGGLLEHSLSVVRLVDAIVPLYPDLNRDLLVVGALLHDLGKVAELSYDRAFEYTDEGRLIGHISIGVEMLTERIATVPGFPRELAMLLKHLLLSHHGQYEYGSPKRPKTVEATILHYLDDMDSKINGIRSHIARETAQGNRWTSHHRLYNLYFFTGNGMEDESEQEMIALSEPLAEAAPQAPAPAEKDKPKPARESFGNQPFANLKNLDLFGN
- a CDS encoding HD-GYP domain-containing protein yields the protein MFDEKYRPVHTACINPEKFPQVALYMQSGTNLVLYKPADRPITRADLQRLHNNQVEHLYINAGSIREVCDFLEESISEILASDEISGPVKGQLLSQVAMNYVMDVFEMPDKLSNLDRCRNLVRQLMQYIAGNPNPLEALHAVVNHDFYTFAHSVHVASLSLLVHAEVFGLTADELEDVGIGGILHDVGMIFVPSAILEKTDILTNFEYNLIKKHAERGYECLRELGGFSEISLAAVRYHHERINGEGYPFQLAGDEIPRTAQVTAICDVFSALTSNRPYKKAMGRSEAITLMEGVGKDVFSPRLLEKFKDVILSEGS
- a CDS encoding MFS transporter, which gives rise to MPHSFNNLRWRLFFTLALIYILVYFYRVSLAVVSADVSRDLALTPQQLGSLAGVLFYVYAVAQIPLGPLIDRVGPRLVISGCGLLTTLGGLLFSQAGSLTAAMAGRVLIGIGTAAVLMASFTIFSHWYTRQEFARITGLMIAVGNLGNLAGTAPLAMAVGLMGWRSSFLLIALLQGVVTVLIFLKVQDRPARPLETVAPEQLQPPGMLAAWGTIARNRSFWLLAAIAFCWYGNYLAVQGLWGGPFLMQLIGLSREGAGQMLMWTSVGFIIGSPLMDRIARSLFHSYSRTLLAGQLCLTGLMTGFMGWLPLLPHWGLVLYFLGIGLTVSSGVMIYPIIRAMVPVSMVGTGLTSLNFFVLMGAATTQQGMGVIIARCGGYSPEGFRAAFSVPVGGLLLTSLLFLFARNYPAGE
- a CDS encoding fused DSP-PTPase phosphatase/NAD kinase-like protein codes for the protein MLLPTCRFLIIVSCCLTILAGSAWANAPAAATKHVADQPIVIRSSEHLYNLPGLGNVGRVAPGVYRGEQPGAAGYATLKRLGIKTVIDLRTSESEKTQVEAAGMKAIAVPIEMTRKGLRQKVDQVVALMADPANQPVYVHCRHGQDRTGIVVAAYRMTQDNWSLKDVEAEMQSFGFNDVWTNFKAFIRTYTPQSNTLSPAGSSR